The Streptomyces sp. NBC_01197 genome window below encodes:
- a CDS encoding class I adenylate-forming enzyme family protein, producing MSTSIYAAKPWLGLLSEAQRRPVHPQPSVVHAFRDAVARAPEHPALAYFDGRLTYRETDTLSDSVAGHLAARGVGRGDRVAVMLQNSPHFVLALLGAWKAGATVVPLNPMYKSAEVGHALRDAGVTVLVCSDRAWETYLREASRAAGSPLRFALTACERDLQSRDDERVLGFERLPCPADTDDLVAVARQGLPAPADRDPRATDVALISYTSGTSGTPKGAMNAHANIMVNAERQRAGHPVAEGSAYFALAPLFHITGMVCELAACVANAGTLVLAYRFHPGVVLDAFAEHRPAYTVGPSTAFMALAADPSVTPDHFASFKVISSGGAPLPPALVEGFRERFGPYIRNGYGLTECTAPCASVPPEREAPVDPVSGTLSVGVPGPDTVVRIVDANGDEVPFGEQGEIVVSGPQVVSGYWERPEATADTFPGGELRTGDIGFMDRYGWLYVVDRMKDMINASGFKVWPREVEDVLYTHPAVREAAVIGVPDPYRGETVKAYVSLRPTASGAAATPEELAAYCKERLAAYKYPREVEILPELPKTTSGKILRRELRSPQ from the coding sequence GTGAGCACCTCGATCTACGCCGCCAAGCCCTGGCTCGGCCTGCTCAGCGAGGCCCAGCGCCGCCCGGTGCACCCGCAGCCGAGTGTGGTGCACGCCTTCCGTGACGCCGTGGCCCGCGCACCCGAACACCCCGCCCTCGCCTACTTCGACGGGCGGCTCACCTACCGCGAGACCGACACGCTCTCCGACTCGGTCGCAGGACACCTCGCCGCCCGGGGCGTGGGCCGCGGTGACCGGGTCGCGGTCATGCTGCAGAACTCGCCGCACTTCGTGCTGGCGCTGCTCGGCGCCTGGAAAGCGGGCGCCACGGTCGTACCGCTCAATCCGATGTACAAATCGGCGGAGGTCGGCCACGCCCTGCGGGACGCCGGCGTCACGGTACTGGTCTGCTCCGACCGTGCCTGGGAGACGTATCTGCGGGAGGCCTCCCGCGCAGCAGGCTCCCCGCTGCGGTTCGCGCTGACCGCCTGCGAACGTGATCTGCAGAGCCGCGACGACGAACGGGTCCTCGGCTTCGAGCGGCTCCCGTGCCCCGCCGACACCGACGATCTGGTGGCGGTCGCCCGGCAGGGGCTCCCGGCCCCGGCGGACCGCGACCCGCGCGCAACCGACGTGGCGCTGATCAGCTATACGTCGGGCACCAGCGGGACTCCCAAGGGCGCGATGAACGCGCACGCCAACATCATGGTGAACGCCGAGCGCCAGCGCGCCGGCCACCCCGTCGCTGAGGGCTCGGCGTACTTCGCGCTCGCGCCGCTCTTCCACATCACCGGCATGGTCTGCGAACTCGCCGCGTGCGTCGCCAACGCTGGCACTCTCGTCCTCGCCTACCGCTTCCACCCCGGAGTGGTCCTCGACGCGTTCGCCGAGCACCGTCCCGCGTACACCGTCGGCCCCTCCACGGCTTTCATGGCGCTCGCGGCCGACCCGTCGGTCACCCCGGACCACTTCGCCTCCTTCAAGGTGATCTCGTCGGGCGGCGCACCGCTGCCGCCCGCGCTGGTGGAGGGCTTCCGCGAGCGGTTCGGCCCGTACATCCGCAACGGCTACGGGCTCACCGAGTGCACCGCCCCGTGCGCCTCGGTGCCGCCCGAGCGGGAGGCCCCGGTCGATCCGGTCTCGGGCACGCTCTCGGTCGGTGTGCCGGGGCCCGACACCGTGGTGAGGATCGTGGACGCCAACGGCGACGAGGTGCCCTTCGGGGAGCAGGGCGAGATCGTGGTGAGCGGGCCGCAGGTGGTCTCCGGCTATTGGGAGCGCCCGGAAGCCACCGCCGACACGTTCCCCGGCGGCGAGCTGCGCACCGGGGACATCGGCTTCATGGACCGGTACGGCTGGCTCTATGTCGTGGACCGGATGAAGGACATGATCAACGCCTCCGGTTTCAAGGTGTGGCCGCGCGAGGTCGAGGACGTCCTCTACACCCACCCCGCCGTACGGGAGGCCGCCGTGATCGGGGTCCCCGACCCCTACCGGGGCGAGACGGTCAAGGCGTATGTGAGCCTGCGGCCCACGGCGTCCGGGGCCGCGGCGACACCGGAGGAGCTGGCCGCCTACTGCAAGGAGCGGCTCGCCGCGTACAAGTACCCGCGCGAGGTCGAGATCCTGCCCGAGCTGCCGAAGACAACCAGTGGGAAGATCCTCAGACGGGAACTGCGTTCCCCCCAGTGA
- a CDS encoding acyl-CoA dehydrogenase family protein, whose amino-acid sequence MDFAFDARTEELRGKLLAFMDEHVLPAEAVAHEQRARLASPWDTPAVVGDLKAEARRQGLWNLFLPDAEYGAGLTNLQYAPLAEITGRSPHLAPTALNCAAPDTGNMEVLFQFATEQQKKQWLEPLLAGEIRSGFAMTEPEVASSDATNIETRITREGDEYVINGRKWYISGAMNPDCKIFIVMGKTDPDGADARRQQSMILVPRGTPGLEVRRAMQVYGYEDHSHGGHAELVFDNVRVPASNLIGEEGGGFAIAQARLGPGRIHHCMRLIGMAERAIELMCRRAVSRTAFGKPLAQQGVVQNWIADARVTVEQLRLLVLKTAWLMDTVGNRGAHTEIQAIKIATPRAVIDIIDNAVQLYGAGGVSQDFPLAELWAGARTLRLADGPDEVHQRSLARRELKKYL is encoded by the coding sequence ATGGACTTCGCATTCGACGCGCGCACCGAAGAGCTGCGCGGCAAGCTCCTCGCCTTCATGGACGAGCACGTCCTGCCCGCCGAGGCCGTCGCCCACGAACAGCGCGCGCGACTCGCCTCCCCCTGGGACACCCCGGCAGTGGTCGGCGATCTGAAGGCCGAGGCGCGCCGCCAGGGCCTGTGGAATCTCTTCCTGCCGGATGCGGAGTACGGCGCGGGGCTGACCAACCTTCAGTACGCGCCGCTGGCCGAGATCACCGGGCGCTCACCGCATCTGGCACCCACCGCGCTGAACTGCGCGGCCCCCGACACGGGCAATATGGAGGTGCTGTTCCAGTTCGCCACCGAGCAGCAGAAGAAGCAGTGGCTGGAGCCGCTGCTCGCCGGTGAGATCAGGTCGGGCTTCGCCATGACGGAGCCGGAGGTCGCCTCGTCCGACGCGACGAACATCGAGACCCGTATCACGCGCGAGGGCGACGAGTACGTCATCAACGGCCGCAAGTGGTACATCTCCGGGGCGATGAACCCCGACTGCAAGATCTTCATCGTGATGGGGAAGACCGACCCGGACGGCGCCGACGCCCGCCGCCAGCAGTCGATGATCCTGGTCCCGCGCGGCACCCCGGGACTCGAAGTCCGCCGCGCCATGCAGGTGTACGGCTACGAGGACCACTCCCACGGCGGCCACGCCGAGCTGGTTTTCGACAACGTCCGCGTTCCCGCGTCGAACCTGATCGGTGAGGAGGGCGGCGGTTTCGCCATCGCCCAGGCCCGCCTCGGGCCGGGCCGGATCCACCACTGCATGAGGCTGATCGGTATGGCGGAGCGCGCCATCGAGCTGATGTGCAGGCGGGCGGTGTCCCGCACCGCGTTCGGCAAGCCGCTGGCCCAGCAGGGTGTCGTACAGAACTGGATCGCGGACGCCCGTGTCACCGTGGAGCAGCTGCGGCTGCTGGTGCTCAAGACGGCCTGGCTGATGGACACGGTGGGCAACCGGGGTGCGCACACGGAGATCCAGGCCATCAAGATCGCGACGCCGCGCGCGGTCATCGACATCATCGACAACGCGGTGCAGCTGTACGGCGCGGGCGGGGTGAGCCAGGACTTCCCGCTGGCCGAACTCTGGGCCGGGGCACGGACACTGAGGCTCGCCGACGGTCCGGACGAAGTGCATCAGCGGTCCCTGGCTCGGCGCGAGCTGAAGAAGTACCTGTAG
- a CDS encoding DMT family transporter: MSVLVVALSVAAACCLGFGFVLQQRAARHAPMKDFLSFRLLLDLVRVPLWLGGIALMVCGMVLGALALGHGEISLVEPLLATNLLFAMALSRHQTGQPLGRQGWGGLALLAGGVAAFILAGQPKAGAASVNELRHWLIIGVVAGTAMLLAVCAKRTRLTVGPALLALGAGLLYGLQDALTRVSGQHLEHGGWPALVTGWEPYAVIVLGVTGLVLVQSAFEAAPLRSSLPALTAAQPLAGIACGVGFLGDQLRTDTGALAWEAAGLAAIVVGIVLLGRHPAMPSGSTRTPREKMAA, translated from the coding sequence GTGTCGGTACTCGTCGTCGCGCTCTCGGTGGCCGCGGCCTGCTGCCTCGGCTTCGGTTTCGTGCTACAGCAGAGAGCGGCCCGGCACGCCCCGATGAAGGACTTCCTCTCCTTCCGGCTGCTGCTGGACCTGGTGCGGGTGCCACTCTGGCTGGGCGGCATCGCGCTGATGGTCTGCGGCATGGTGCTGGGGGCCCTGGCGCTCGGACACGGCGAGATCTCGCTGGTCGAACCGCTGCTCGCGACGAACCTGCTCTTCGCCATGGCACTCTCCCGGCACCAGACAGGTCAGCCGCTGGGACGGCAGGGCTGGGGCGGTCTCGCACTGCTGGCGGGCGGAGTCGCGGCCTTCATCCTGGCGGGCCAGCCGAAGGCAGGTGCCGCATCGGTGAACGAGCTGCGGCACTGGCTGATCATCGGCGTGGTGGCCGGTACCGCGATGCTCCTGGCGGTCTGCGCCAAACGGACCCGGCTGACCGTGGGGCCCGCGCTCCTCGCACTCGGCGCGGGTCTGCTGTACGGGCTCCAGGATGCACTGACCCGGGTCAGCGGCCAGCATCTGGAGCACGGCGGCTGGCCGGCGCTGGTGACGGGCTGGGAGCCGTACGCCGTGATCGTGCTGGGGGTGACCGGCCTGGTCCTGGTGCAGAGCGCCTTCGAGGCCGCGCCGCTGCGCAGTTCGCTGCCCGCGCTCACCGCGGCGCAGCCGCTCGCTGGCATCGCGTGCGGCGTGGGTTTCCTCGGCGACCAGCTGCGTACCGACACCGGGGCCCTGGCCTGGGAGGCGGCGGGGCTCGCGGCGATCGTCGTGGGGATCGTCCTGCTGGGGCGGCATCCGGCGATGCCCTCCGGTTCCACGCGGACGCCGCGCGAGAAGATGGCCGCATGA
- a CDS encoding NADP-dependent oxidoreductase, which produces MKAISYSRYGGPEVLEYGERPEPKVGPDSVLVKVRAAAVNPVDAHAREGHLDAALDAVFPVVPGWDVSGVVVQPGAAVTEFAVGDEVMGYVREDFLSRGTFAEYVAAPVRTLARKPLRLSFEEAAGLPLTGLTAYQALRALEIRSDDTVLVHAAAGGVGSMAVQLALHSGARVIGTASSHNHDHLRTLGAEPVAYGDGLADQVRALAPDGVDAVLDTVGGDTLRLSANLLAPEGRLASIVDDDVVEFGGRYVFVRPDPLDLHVLGELADQGEITVHVDRVLPLEQAAEAQRLNSEGHTRGKIVVTVDWDAA; this is translated from the coding sequence ATGAAGGCGATCAGCTACAGCCGTTACGGCGGCCCCGAGGTCCTGGAGTACGGCGAGCGCCCCGAGCCCAAGGTCGGGCCCGACTCCGTGCTGGTGAAAGTACGCGCGGCAGCGGTCAACCCGGTCGATGCGCACGCCCGCGAGGGGCACCTCGACGCGGCTCTCGACGCCGTCTTCCCGGTCGTGCCCGGCTGGGACGTCTCCGGTGTGGTGGTGCAGCCGGGGGCGGCCGTGACCGAGTTCGCCGTCGGGGACGAGGTCATGGGGTACGTACGGGAGGACTTCCTCTCACGCGGAACCTTCGCCGAGTACGTGGCGGCCCCGGTGCGCACCCTGGCCCGCAAGCCGCTGCGGCTGAGTTTCGAGGAGGCCGCCGGGCTGCCGCTGACCGGACTCACCGCCTACCAGGCCCTGCGCGCGCTCGAAATCCGGTCCGACGACACCGTCCTCGTGCACGCGGCGGCGGGCGGTGTCGGCTCGATGGCCGTACAGCTCGCCCTGCACTCGGGAGCACGGGTGATCGGCACCGCGAGCAGCCACAACCACGACCACCTGCGCACGCTGGGCGCGGAACCGGTGGCCTACGGCGACGGGCTCGCCGACCAGGTGCGGGCCCTGGCGCCCGACGGGGTGGACGCGGTCCTCGACACGGTCGGCGGCGACACCTTGCGGCTGTCGGCGAACCTGCTCGCCCCGGAGGGCAGGCTCGCGTCCATCGTGGACGACGACGTCGTCGAGTTCGGCGGCCGCTATGTCTTCGTACGGCCCGACCCCCTCGATCTGCATGTCCTGGGCGAACTGGCCGACCAGGGGGAGATCACGGTCCACGTCGACCGGGTCCTCCCGCTGGAGCAGGCGGCCGAGGCACAGCGGCTCAACTCCGAGGGCCACACCCGCGGCAAGATCGTCGTCACGGTGGACTGGGACGCGGCCTGA
- a CDS encoding phosphotransferase family protein: MSTVHPPGIDPEALRGHLDRVRPGLVSGPLSARLIEGGRSNLTYTVTDGAGRWVVRRPPLGHVLATAHDMKREHRVISALHPTGVPVPAPVLLCEDESVIGSPFYVMEFVEGTPYRTAAQLAPLGAERTRAAVLGLVDTLVDLHAVDQEAVGLADFGRPEGFLDRQLRRWGKQLDASRNRELAGIDELHATLGRDLPRSPAPTIVHGDYRLDNVLLGDDDRINAILDWEMSTLGDPLTDLGLLVMYSSDLDLPESPVSTTSGAAGHPSPAELVERYAARSGRDTSAIAWYTAFAWFKLAVILEGIHYRYTLGQTVGAGFDRIGSLVPVFIEHGLTTLQEG; encoded by the coding sequence ATGAGCACAGTCCACCCACCGGGAATCGACCCCGAGGCGCTGCGCGGTCATCTCGACCGGGTGCGGCCCGGCCTGGTGAGCGGACCGCTCAGCGCACGGCTGATCGAGGGCGGCCGGTCGAATCTGACGTACACCGTGACCGACGGGGCCGGCCGGTGGGTCGTACGCCGGCCCCCGCTGGGCCATGTCCTCGCCACCGCGCACGACATGAAGCGCGAGCACCGGGTGATCAGCGCGCTGCACCCTACGGGGGTTCCGGTGCCCGCCCCCGTGCTGCTGTGCGAGGACGAGTCGGTCATCGGATCGCCGTTCTACGTCATGGAGTTCGTCGAGGGCACCCCGTACCGTACGGCCGCCCAGCTGGCGCCCCTCGGCGCCGAGCGGACCCGTGCGGCGGTGCTCGGGCTGGTCGACACGCTCGTGGATCTGCACGCCGTGGATCAGGAGGCGGTGGGTCTTGCGGACTTCGGGCGCCCCGAGGGCTTCCTCGACCGGCAGCTGCGCCGCTGGGGCAAGCAGCTCGACGCCTCGCGCAACCGCGAACTGGCCGGCATCGACGAACTGCACGCCACACTCGGGCGCGACCTGCCCCGCTCCCCGGCTCCCACCATCGTGCACGGCGACTACCGGCTGGACAACGTCCTGCTCGGTGACGACGACAGGATCAACGCGATCCTGGACTGGGAGATGTCGACGCTCGGCGATCCGCTCACCGACCTGGGGCTGCTCGTGATGTACAGCTCCGATCTGGACCTCCCCGAGTCACCGGTCTCCACCACGAGCGGTGCGGCGGGCCACCCCTCGCCCGCCGAGCTGGTCGAGCGCTACGCGGCCCGCTCGGGCCGGGACACCTCCGCCATCGCCTGGTACACGGCGTTCGCCTGGTTCAAGCTCGCCGTGATCCTCGAAGGAATCCACTACCGCTACACCCTCGGCCAGACCGTCGGAGCCGGTTTCGACCGGATCGGCTCACTGGTCCCCGTCTTCATCGAGCACGGTCTCACCACCCTCCAGGAAGGCTGA
- a CDS encoding FAD-binding dehydrogenase, with protein MADDADVIVIGAGLAGLVATAELVDAGKKVILLDQEPEQSAGGQAHWSFGGLFFVDSPEQRRFRIKDSRELAMQDWLGTAGFDRPEDHWPRQWAEAYVDFASGEKRAWLHAQGMRFFPVVGWAERGGYDATGHGNSVPRFHITWGTGPGVVAPFEGRVREGVARGLVQLRFRHRVTGLARSAGAVDTVTGEVLEASGAERGTASSRAVTGEFTYRAQAVIVTSGGIGGNHDLVRAQWPERLGTPPAHMLSGVPAHVDGLMLGITEAAGGSQINRDRMWHYTEGIQNWNPIWAKHGIRILPGPSSLWFDARGKRLPVPLFPGFDTLGTLDHIMKSGHDYTWFVLDQRIIGKEFALSGSEQNPDLTGKSVRDVIGRARADVPPPVKAFMDNGADFVVERGLASLVRGMNKLTGQPLIDEAGLRREIVARDREISNPFTKDLQVMAVRGARKYLGDKLIRTAAPHRILDPAAGPLIAVKLHILTRKSLGGLETDLSSRVLAEPAGGTDRGAPVPGLYAAGEAAGFGGGGVHGYRSLEGTFLGGCIYSGRVAGRAAARAVG; from the coding sequence ATGGCGGACGACGCTGACGTGATCGTGATCGGGGCCGGGCTGGCCGGTCTGGTGGCCACCGCCGAGCTGGTGGACGCGGGGAAGAAGGTGATCCTCCTCGACCAGGAGCCCGAGCAGTCGGCGGGCGGGCAGGCCCACTGGTCCTTCGGCGGTCTCTTCTTCGTCGACTCGCCCGAACAGCGGCGCTTCCGCATCAAGGACAGCCGCGAGCTGGCGATGCAGGACTGGCTGGGCACCGCCGGTTTCGACCGGCCGGAGGACCACTGGCCGCGGCAGTGGGCCGAGGCGTACGTGGACTTCGCGTCGGGCGAGAAGCGGGCCTGGCTGCACGCCCAGGGGATGCGGTTCTTCCCGGTCGTCGGCTGGGCGGAGCGCGGCGGGTACGACGCGACCGGCCACGGCAACTCCGTACCGCGCTTCCACATCACCTGGGGGACCGGACCCGGTGTCGTCGCGCCCTTCGAAGGCCGGGTGCGGGAGGGCGTGGCGCGCGGCCTGGTGCAGCTCAGGTTCCGCCACCGGGTCACCGGCCTCGCCCGCAGCGCCGGCGCCGTTGACACGGTGACCGGTGAGGTGCTGGAGGCGAGCGGGGCCGAGCGGGGCACCGCCAGCAGCCGCGCGGTCACCGGCGAGTTCACCTACCGGGCGCAAGCGGTCATCGTCACCTCCGGCGGGATCGGCGGCAACCACGACCTCGTACGGGCCCAGTGGCCCGAGCGGCTCGGCACCCCGCCCGCGCACATGCTGTCGGGGGTACCCGCCCATGTGGACGGACTGATGCTGGGCATCACGGAGGCCGCGGGCGGCAGCCAGATCAACCGGGACCGGATGTGGCACTACACCGAGGGCATCCAGAACTGGAACCCGATCTGGGCGAAGCACGGCATCCGCATCCTGCCGGGGCCCTCGTCGCTCTGGTTCGACGCACGCGGCAAACGCCTGCCGGTGCCGCTCTTCCCCGGCTTCGACACGCTGGGCACGCTCGACCACATCATGAAGTCGGGCCACGACTACACCTGGTTCGTCCTCGACCAGCGCATCATCGGCAAGGAGTTCGCCCTCTCGGGCTCAGAACAGAACCCGGACCTGACCGGGAAGTCCGTCCGCGACGTCATTGGACGGGCGCGGGCCGACGTACCCCCGCCGGTGAAGGCGTTCATGGACAACGGCGCGGACTTCGTCGTCGAGAGGGGCCTGGCGTCACTGGTGCGGGGGATGAACAAGCTCACCGGGCAGCCGCTGATCGACGAGGCCGGGCTGCGCCGGGAGATCGTCGCCCGCGACCGGGAGATCAGCAACCCCTTCACCAAGGACCTCCAGGTGATGGCGGTCCGCGGCGCCCGGAAGTATCTGGGCGACAAACTCATCCGTACGGCCGCTCCGCACCGCATCCTGGACCCCGCGGCGGGTCCGCTGATCGCGGTGAAACTGCACATCCTGACGCGCAAGTCGCTGGGCGGTCTGGAGACGGACCTGTCGTCCCGGGTCCTGGCGGAGCCGGCCGGCGGTACGGACAGGGGCGCGCCCGTACCCGGTCTGTACGCGGCGGGGGAGGCGGCCGGGTTCGGCGGTGGCGGGGTGCACGGCTACCGATCGCTGGAAGGCACGTTCCTGGGCGGCTGCATCTACTCGGGGCGGGTCGCCGGGCGGGCAGCGGCCCGGGCGGTGGGGTAG
- a CDS encoding SDR family oxidoreductase — MGTVEGAGVVVTGAGGGIGAALARRFAAEGARVVVNDLDGDKARAVAEGIGATAVPGDASTIVDAAREALGGRVDVYCANAGLGSPGDPFADEGVWAAAWDVNVMAHVRAARALLPDWLERGEGRFVSTVSAAGLLTMIGAAPYSVTKHGALAFAEWLSLTYRHRGLKVHAICPQGVRTDMLTSAGSAGELVLAPTAIEPDDVADALFAAIAADRFLVLPHPEVAGYYQARAAEPDRWIGGMNHLQQKWEAGR; from the coding sequence ATGGGTACGGTCGAGGGCGCGGGTGTAGTGGTCACAGGGGCGGGCGGCGGTATCGGCGCGGCGCTGGCCCGGAGGTTCGCCGCGGAGGGGGCGCGTGTCGTCGTGAACGACCTGGACGGCGACAAGGCCCGTGCGGTGGCCGAGGGGATCGGCGCGACCGCGGTGCCGGGCGACGCGTCGACGATCGTGGACGCCGCCCGTGAAGCCCTCGGCGGACGCGTCGACGTCTACTGCGCCAACGCCGGTCTCGGCTCACCCGGCGACCCCTTCGCCGACGAGGGGGTGTGGGCCGCCGCCTGGGACGTCAACGTGATGGCCCATGTCCGCGCCGCCCGCGCGCTGCTGCCCGACTGGCTGGAGCGCGGGGAGGGCCGGTTCGTCTCCACCGTGTCCGCCGCCGGGCTGCTCACCATGATCGGCGCGGCGCCGTACAGCGTCACCAAGCACGGCGCGCTCGCCTTCGCCGAATGGCTCTCGCTCACGTACCGCCACCGCGGGCTGAAGGTCCACGCGATCTGCCCGCAGGGCGTACGGACCGACATGCTCACCTCGGCGGGGTCCGCGGGTGAACTGGTGCTCGCGCCGACGGCCATCGAGCCCGACGACGTCGCCGACGCGCTCTTCGCCGCCATCGCCGCCGACCGGTTCCTGGTGCTGCCGCACCCTGAGGTCGCCGGGTACTACCAGGCGCGGGCCGCGGAGCCCGACCGGTGGATCGGCGGGATGAACCACCTTCAGCAGAAGTGGGAGGCCGGGCGGTGA
- a CDS encoding exo-beta-N-acetylmuramidase NamZ family protein, protein MNLSRRGLLAASGAVGALGAVGAAARPAAAHGKRARVSTGFDRLAADGYGLLHGERVGIVTNPTGVTQDVQHIVDVMHADRNVNLTAVFGPEHGFRGTAQAGGSEGRYDDPATGLPVYDTYTRSGQPLADVFTKSGVDTVVFDIQDVGARFYTYIWTLYDCMEAAAMAGLRFVVLDRPNPVTGRAALGPVLHKEFATFVGRQPVSQAHGMTVTELARLFNGEFLPKPVELETVRMSGWRRGDFFDATGLPWVPPSPNMPTPDTALVYSGTCLFEGTNLSEGRGTTRPFELLGAEGIDRRWAEAANALELPGVVFREAYFAPVFSKFEGKTAGGVQLHVQDRSAFDPVRTAIGLLVTAKRVWSGFAWRSDDWIDKLTGSAQVRTMIDKGADTDEVVAAWQGELAAFRAVRERYLTYR, encoded by the coding sequence ATGAACCTGTCCAGACGGGGACTGCTGGCCGCGAGCGGGGCGGTGGGTGCGCTGGGAGCCGTGGGGGCCGCGGCCCGGCCGGCCGCCGCGCACGGGAAGCGCGCCCGGGTGAGTACCGGATTCGACCGGCTGGCCGCCGACGGGTACGGCCTCCTCCACGGGGAACGCGTCGGGATCGTCACCAACCCGACCGGGGTCACCCAGGACGTCCAGCACATCGTCGATGTCATGCACGCCGACCGGAACGTGAACCTCACCGCCGTCTTCGGCCCGGAGCACGGGTTCCGCGGCACGGCGCAGGCGGGCGGTTCGGAGGGGCGGTACGACGACCCGGCGACCGGGCTGCCGGTGTACGACACGTACACCAGGAGCGGGCAGCCCCTCGCGGACGTCTTCACCAAGTCCGGTGTGGACACGGTGGTCTTCGACATCCAGGACGTGGGGGCCCGCTTCTACACGTACATCTGGACGCTGTACGACTGCATGGAGGCCGCGGCGATGGCGGGCCTGCGCTTCGTGGTGCTGGACCGGCCGAACCCGGTCACCGGGCGGGCCGCGCTCGGTCCGGTGCTGCACAAGGAGTTCGCGACCTTCGTCGGGCGGCAGCCCGTCTCCCAGGCGCACGGAATGACGGTGACGGAACTGGCACGGCTCTTCAACGGTGAATTCCTTCCGAAGCCGGTCGAGTTGGAGACCGTACGGATGTCCGGCTGGCGGCGCGGCGACTTCTTCGACGCGACGGGGCTGCCCTGGGTGCCGCCGAGCCCGAACATGCCGACGCCCGACACAGCGCTCGTCTACTCGGGGACCTGCCTGTTCGAGGGGACGAACCTCTCCGAGGGCCGGGGCACCACCAGGCCGTTCGAGCTGCTGGGGGCCGAGGGGATCGACCGGCGGTGGGCCGAGGCGGCCAACGCGCTCGAACTGCCGGGGGTCGTCTTCCGCGAGGCGTACTTCGCGCCGGTGTTCTCCAAGTTCGAGGGGAAGACCGCGGGCGGTGTGCAGCTCCATGTCCAGGACCGTTCGGCGTTCGACCCGGTACGGACCGCCATCGGGCTGCTGGTGACGGCGAAGCGCGTCTGGTCCGGTTTCGCCTGGCGATCCGACGACTGGATCGACAAGCTGACCGGGTCCGCGCAGGTCCGCACCATGATCGACAAGGGCGCGGACACGGACGAGGTGGTGGCGGCCTGGCAGGGCGAACTCGCCGCCTTCCGGGCCGTCCGCGAACGGTATCTGACGTACCGCTGA
- a CDS encoding NUDIX domain-containing protein produces MTAANPVPPEPPASPACPACPADEILDVVDASDRVTGQAPRGEVYAKGLRHRCVFVLTRDADDRIFVHRRTPVKLVFPSLYDMFVGGVVGAGESYDAAALREAEEELGVSGLPAPVPLFKFLYEGAGQGWWSWVYEVRCTLPVNPQVEEVAWHGFLTDQELALRIGTWEWVPDGLAAYRRLTAPHPG; encoded by the coding sequence ATGACGGCCGCGAACCCCGTACCCCCCGAGCCCCCCGCCTCCCCCGCCTGCCCCGCCTGCCCCGCCGACGAGATCCTCGATGTGGTCGACGCGTCCGACCGGGTGACCGGGCAGGCCCCGCGGGGCGAGGTGTACGCGAAGGGGCTGCGGCACCGCTGTGTCTTCGTCCTCACCCGGGACGCCGACGACCGCATCTTCGTCCACCGGCGCACACCGGTGAAGCTGGTCTTCCCCTCGCTGTACGACATGTTCGTCGGCGGGGTGGTCGGCGCGGGCGAGTCCTACGACGCGGCGGCGCTGCGGGAGGCCGAGGAGGAGCTGGGCGTGTCGGGGCTGCCCGCGCCCGTACCGCTCTTCAAGTTCCTGTACGAGGGCGCCGGGCAGGGCTGGTGGTCCTGGGTGTACGAGGTGCGCTGCACGCTTCCGGTGAACCCGCAGGTGGAGGAGGTCGCCTGGCACGGCTTCCTCACCGACCAGGAGCTGGCACTCCGTATCGGCACCTGGGAGTGGGTCCCCGACGGCCTCGCCGCGTACCGCCGGCTAACCGCTCCGCACCCGGGGTGA
- a CDS encoding TetR/AcrR family transcriptional regulator, translated as MAARTTDGNGVPVPQRLLAAATRLFAERGYDRTSVQEIVEAAGVTKGALYHYFGSKEDLLQEIYSRVLRLQQERLDAYADADAPVEERLREAAADVVVTTIDNLDDASIFFRSMHQLSPEKNKQVRLERRRYHERFRALVEEGQRTGVFSTATPADLVVDYHFGSVHHLSTWYRPDGPLTPRELAEQLADLLLRALRP; from the coding sequence ATGGCAGCCAGAACGACCGACGGGAACGGCGTCCCCGTCCCGCAGAGGCTGCTGGCCGCCGCCACCCGGCTGTTCGCCGAGCGCGGCTACGACCGGACCTCCGTTCAGGAGATCGTCGAGGCGGCGGGGGTCACCAAGGGTGCCCTCTACCACTACTTCGGCTCCAAGGAGGATCTGCTCCAGGAGATCTACTCCCGGGTGCTGAGGCTCCAGCAGGAGCGGCTCGACGCGTACGCGGACGCCGACGCGCCCGTCGAGGAGCGGCTGCGCGAGGCCGCGGCGGACGTCGTCGTCACGACCATCGACAATCTGGACGACGCGTCGATCTTCTTCCGCTCCATGCACCAGCTGAGCCCCGAGAAGAACAAGCAGGTACGGCTGGAGCGGCGCCGCTACCACGAGCGCTTCCGGGCGCTCGTGGAGGAGGGCCAGCGAACCGGGGTGTTCTCGACGGCCACCCCCGCGGATCTGGTGGTCGACTACCACTTCGGGTCCGTGCACCATCTGTCGACGTGGTACAGACCGGACGGCCCGCTGACCCCGCGCGAACTGGCCGAGCAGCTGGCCGATCTGCTGCTGAGGGCACTGCGGCCGTAA